The following are encoded in a window of Lusitaniella coriacea LEGE 07157 genomic DNA:
- a CDS encoding alpha/beta fold hydrolase: MVYYTPTQDPWQDETERNKETQPPLIFLHGFGGGSSAYEWSKVYPAFAWDYRVLAPDLIGWGCSEHPERDYRIEDYTRTILEFIEQTCSEPATVIASSLTAAFTIRAAIERPDLFKSLILTTPAGLSDFGEDYRRNFFVQLVSTPILDRAIYSLGVATAGSIRNFLENRQFARPQRIYPEIVEAYLESALKPNAEYAALSFVRGDLCFDLSLYVPQLTTPTAIIWGRESAFTSPQVGRRLADLNREAIKVFLELKDVGLTPQLEVPEVTIGLIRKFLHRLGKPSPPAPLPNLGEGS, from the coding sequence ATGGTCTATTACACGCCCACTCAAGACCCTTGGCAAGACGAGACAGAGCGAAATAAGGAAACGCAACCCCCCCTCATCTTTCTCCACGGTTTTGGCGGCGGTTCCTCCGCCTACGAATGGTCAAAGGTCTATCCCGCCTTTGCTTGGGACTATCGGGTGCTAGCCCCGGATCTCATTGGTTGGGGATGTTCCGAGCATCCCGAACGGGATTATCGCATTGAAGACTATACCCGTACGATTCTCGAATTTATCGAACAAACGTGCAGCGAACCCGCCACGGTTATTGCCTCTTCCCTCACGGCTGCCTTCACGATTCGGGCGGCAATCGAGCGTCCCGATTTGTTCAAATCCCTGATTCTCACAACTCCTGCGGGATTGTCCGACTTTGGCGAAGATTACCGACGCAACTTTTTCGTTCAACTCGTCAGTACGCCCATTCTCGATCGCGCAATTTATAGTTTGGGGGTTGCTACAGCCGGATCGATTCGCAATTTCTTAGAAAACCGCCAATTCGCTCGCCCCCAGCGCATTTACCCAGAAATTGTGGAAGCCTACCTCGAATCGGCTTTGAAACCTAATGCGGAGTATGCCGCTTTATCTTTTGTCCGAGGGGATCTCTGTTTCGATCTCTCTTTGTACGTGCCACAATTGACGACCCCAACGGCGATTATTTGGGGCAGGGAATCCGCTTTCACCAGCCCCCAAGTGGGACGACGACTCGCCGATCTCAATCGGGAGGCGATTAAAGTGTTTCTCGAACTCAAAGATGTGGGGTTAACCCCGCAACTTGAAGTCCCGGAGGTCACGATTGGGTTAATTCGCAAGTTTTTACATCGCTTGGGGAAACCCTCACCCCCAGCCCCTCTCCCAAATTTGGGCGAGGGGAGTTAG
- a CDS encoding RDD family protein, translating into MGLFNRINLQTPESVELEFTLAGIGNRTLALLIDNVIWGLILLSFLAIGAVVSTQLQEIWLNFFEDDESLLLWIISIQILIFFSIYMGYFVFFETLWQGQTPGKRAVKIRVIRDNGRSARLPQATLRSLLRPIDDLFFLGVFFIIFGKQEKRLGDWIAGTLVVQEEKPVVSTDFALSQEAKTLAEQLLVQADLSQLLPEDFAVIREYLRRRSMMLTEARTEKSKQLAQQVKKLINLEKVPKGITANHFLEAVYLAYQRDRATD; encoded by the coding sequence ATGGGACTTTTCAATCGAATTAATCTACAAACTCCAGAAAGCGTAGAACTTGAATTTACTTTAGCTGGAATTGGAAACCGCACTCTTGCCCTATTAATCGACAATGTTATTTGGGGTTTGATTCTTTTGAGTTTTCTTGCTATTGGAGCAGTTGTATCCACTCAGTTACAAGAAATTTGGTTGAATTTTTTTGAAGATGACGAATCTTTATTACTCTGGATAATTTCAATTCAAATTCTAATCTTTTTCTCCATTTATATGGGGTATTTTGTCTTTTTTGAAACCCTGTGGCAAGGTCAAACGCCGGGAAAGCGCGCGGTAAAAATTCGCGTGATTCGTGATAACGGAAGATCCGCAAGACTTCCCCAAGCAACCTTGCGCTCTTTGTTGCGTCCTATTGACGATTTATTCTTTTTAGGGGTGTTTTTTATTATTTTTGGCAAACAAGAAAAACGTCTGGGGGATTGGATTGCAGGAACCCTTGTCGTTCAAGAAGAAAAACCCGTTGTTTCCACTGATTTTGCCCTGTCCCAAGAGGCAAAAACCTTGGCAGAACAGCTTCTTGTCCAAGCAGATTTATCTCAGTTATTACCAGAAGATTTTGCCGTGATTCGGGAATATTTGCGACGGCGTTCGATGATGCTCACAGAAGCAAGGACAGAAAAAAGCAAACAACTCGCCCAGCAGGTGAAGAAGTTAATTAACTTGGAAAAAGTGCCGAAAGGAATCACTGCCAATCATTTTTTAGAGGCGGTGTATTTAGCGTATCAGCGCGATCGCGCGACGGATTGA
- a CDS encoding GNAT family N-acetyltransferase, with product MRTHHRDFLIRDWEPRDRAMAANAIASVLKEYGLGWEPQGADRDVLEVEQYYWNVGGQFWVVEQQGEVVGTSAYYPVSRGENAVEIRKMYLLPKVRGQGLGGFLLENLERAIAERGFQTLWLETASVLQEAIRLYERRGYQPATGVETPRCDRIYVKYLSS from the coding sequence TTGAGAACCCACCACCGCGACTTTTTAATCCGAGATTGGGAACCGCGCGATCGCGCGATGGCGGCAAACGCGATCGCGTCCGTCCTTAAAGAGTATGGTTTAGGATGGGAACCCCAAGGGGCCGATCGCGATGTTTTGGAAGTGGAACAATATTATTGGAATGTGGGGGGTCAATTTTGGGTTGTCGAACAGCAAGGAGAAGTGGTGGGAACCAGCGCCTACTATCCCGTTTCTCGTGGCGAGAACGCCGTTGAAATTCGTAAAATGTATTTACTCCCAAAAGTTCGGGGTCAAGGATTGGGGGGATTTTTGCTGGAAAATCTCGAACGCGCGATCGCGGAACGGGGATTTCAAACCCTTTGGCTTGAAACGGCAAGCGTCCTGCAAGAAGCAATTCGCCTCTACGAACGCCGAGGATATCAACCCGCAACCGGAGTTGAAACCCCACGGTGCGATCGAATTTACGTTAAATATTTATCATCCTAA
- a CDS encoding vWA domain-containing protein: protein MNTNTTERDLRLEMLNSLLTTPHRKLEQVTEIHNTIVDRDPLFYGHLAVWYQEHGDVRDHKEVFVGNLLASPLTEHRDAGYMMLQTFPPYEVARIVDFMKQQKNKMPRSARTAVRRYLKTREKNPAFFDRAALRGRKAMKHLYATLHIKPNPRADAVLFKDAPPVDSLAYALKQLAKAETPVAQAHLIVEHNIPYAIAIGAVKQITPTVLVALINAMTPQEVINNLKSLKDRGAMEHPEIKALIDEKLVAAQTDKRVSALKGKVAMEAANLDAETTAKLEQAMDAQIQQRGAIKKPTALLVDKSGSMSQAIEIGKRLAATISGITTADLFVYAFDTMPYPITASGANLSDWEKAFQHIRAAGGTSIGCAVEAMRLRKQVVEQFILVTDEGDNSSPYFSTAYADYCKDLNVKPNVVIVKVGYSSDLVERQLQPHQAQVDTFAFSGDYYSLPNLIPLLSRPSRLELLMEILEIPLPVRDDK from the coding sequence ATGAATACGAACACCACAGAACGCGATTTGCGCCTGGAAATGCTCAACAGCTTGCTGACGACTCCCCACCGCAAGTTGGAACAGGTTACAGAGATTCACAATACGATTGTCGATCGCGACCCTCTTTTCTACGGACACCTTGCCGTATGGTATCAGGAGCATGGCGACGTGCGCGACCACAAGGAAGTTTTCGTCGGAAACTTGCTGGCAAGTCCCTTAACGGAACACCGGGATGCGGGGTACATGATGTTGCAAACCTTCCCCCCTTATGAAGTGGCGCGGATTGTGGACTTCATGAAGCAGCAAAAGAATAAAATGCCGCGTTCTGCACGAACTGCGGTGCGCCGTTACCTCAAAACCCGCGAAAAGAATCCCGCATTTTTCGATCGCGCGGCACTGCGAGGACGCAAGGCAATGAAGCACCTGTACGCCACTTTGCACATTAAGCCAAACCCGCGTGCGGATGCAGTTCTATTCAAAGATGCGCCTCCGGTGGATAGTTTAGCTTACGCGCTCAAGCAGCTTGCCAAAGCCGAAACTCCTGTGGCTCAGGCTCACTTGATTGTCGAGCATAACATTCCTTACGCGATCGCGATCGGTGCGGTCAAACAGATTACACCCACCGTTCTCGTTGCCTTAATCAACGCCATGACTCCCCAAGAGGTCATCAATAACCTCAAATCCCTCAAGGATCGGGGTGCAATGGAACACCCAGAAATCAAGGCATTAATTGACGAAAAGCTCGTTGCCGCTCAAACCGATAAGCGCGTCTCCGCACTCAAGGGTAAAGTGGCAATGGAAGCCGCCAACTTAGACGCAGAAACTACCGCCAAACTGGAACAGGCGATGGATGCTCAAATCCAGCAACGCGGTGCGATTAAAAAGCCAACGGCGTTATTAGTAGACAAGTCCGGTTCCATGAGTCAGGCGATTGAAATCGGCAAGCGTTTAGCTGCCACGATCTCCGGGATCACCACCGCAGATTTGTTCGTCTACGCTTTCGACACAATGCCATATCCCATCACTGCTTCCGGTGCAAACTTAAGCGATTGGGAGAAAGCCTTCCAGCATATTCGCGCTGCGGGTGGAACGAGCATTGGCTGTGCGGTTGAAGCGATGCGACTGCGCAAGCAGGTTGTGGAACAGTTCATCCTCGTCACCGACGAAGGGGACAACAGTTCGCCATACTTCAGCACTGCTTACGCTGACTACTGCAAGGATCTGAACGTCAAGCCGAATGTGGTCATTGTTAAAGTGGGTTATTCCTCTGATTTGGTAGAACGGCAATTGCAGCCGCATCAGGCACAGGTGGACACGTTCGCCTTTAGTGGAGACTACTACTCCTTACCTAACCTGATTCCTCTTTTGTCTCGTCCTTCTCGTTTGGAGTTGTTGATGGAGATTCTGGAGATTCCGTTACCCGTGCGGGATGATAAGTAA
- a CDS encoding actin-binding WH2 domain-containing protein yields the protein MHYFSVLMNFLRDRAQFLEDIRNSKRLEKKIIALLVCSSLFFAIYGAILGSFSGGLQIFASATKLPALYLLTLLICLPSLFFFDVVSGSKNSFAQYLALLLAAMAAMSVMLFGFAPISLFFRLSINDYIFFQLLNISILAIAGFVGIHFFYRGMLFLDEEDSKQRKYRRNVLRGWLVLYGFVGSQLAWTLRPFFGSPRLEFQLFRDIESNFYLQVFRMIMSALGFN from the coding sequence ATGCATTACTTTAGTGTGTTAATGAATTTTTTGCGCGATCGCGCGCAATTTCTTGAAGACATTCGCAACAGCAAGCGACTCGAAAAAAAGATCATTGCCTTGCTGGTTTGTAGTTCTCTATTTTTTGCCATTTATGGCGCAATCCTCGGTTCTTTTAGCGGGGGACTGCAAATTTTTGCCTCCGCAACCAAACTCCCCGCACTCTACCTCCTCACCCTACTCATTTGCTTGCCTTCCCTCTTTTTCTTTGACGTTGTTTCCGGTTCCAAAAACAGTTTTGCTCAATACCTTGCACTCCTACTCGCAGCAATGGCAGCAATGAGCGTTATGTTATTTGGATTTGCACCTATTTCTCTCTTTTTCCGCCTTTCCATTAACGACTATATCTTTTTCCAACTATTGAATATTAGTATCTTGGCAATTGCGGGTTTTGTTGGAATTCACTTCTTTTATCGCGGAATGTTATTTCTCGATGAGGAAGATTCCAAACAACGGAAATATCGCCGCAATGTTCTCCGAGGTTGGCTCGTTTTATACGGATTTGTTGGCAGTCAATTAGCTTGGACACTTCGTCCTTTCTTTGGCTCTCCTAGACTGGAATTTCAACTTTTCCGAGATATTGAAAGCAATTTTTACCTACAAGTCTTCAGAATGATCATGAGTGCTTTGGGATTTAATTAA
- a CDS encoding efflux RND transporter permease subunit has translation MTRKLSWRERLNISRWAIARPWLTLSFWLAIAVAGLFAFSSLKYALFPDITFPVVVVQAKAPLDTALETEGQLTQSLEESLGAIARLDSLRSSTYPGQSVINLAFSVGTDLQASTQSVKTQLQQAQLPPETTFEVIPLNLNESTAISYALKSRDKTLPELTDIAKKQILPPISQLPGVLRVDLLGDDSPNEEGKNNTSNIETPQTLVRFNNENALAFRVIKQGDANTLDVVASVEQAIQTIQAGLPDVRLTLAETQADYIREATQATIDALILAIILAVLVIFPFLLNWRATLIAAIAIPLSLLGTFIVMAIAGFNLETITLLALALVIGIIVDDAIVDVENISRHIEAGEPPKQAAIRGTDEIGLTVTASTLTIVAVFLPVALMGGTIGQFFKPFGLTVSAAVVISLLVARTLSPVLSVWWLRPKQRNDNIPEPDDTERSPALQTYRNLLQWSLNHRGIVVIIAIASFAAGVALIPLIPKGFIPKLDRGEFNIIFSSPLPKLPGGSESPETPSPETNPPPPEEGDSIFGEESFDWLTDLAESPTKFLLNETRTTAEKIEAVALQTEDVESAFTVVGVRGEPNKGKMYVKLRSDRLLSTSQIQEQLRAQLPQLEDVTISIEDIQFVDTIDRKPLQIALLGDDLEILKQAGEEIKTRVEKLSGFVEVEISSADSDPQKPSQIDRLDGKRAVYFSSNLLQGKALGDATTEALAIARDVVPPTVTLDLKGDAASSNSVLSSFSGTLTLAAVCMLGLLILLFKRLLEPLVVGLSLPLSIVGAMLALLVTQSDFGTISLIGIIFLLGLLDKNALLLMDYANQLRQSGLNRTAAILETGQVRLRPILMTTLSTILGMVPIALGLGAGAELRQPMAVTIIGGLLASTLLSLIVVPVLYSLLEDSWIGIKNVVKGK, from the coding sequence ATGACTCGCAAACTCTCTTGGCGCGAACGACTGAATATTTCTCGCTGGGCGATCGCGCGTCCTTGGCTGACTCTGAGTTTTTGGCTCGCGATCGCGGTTGCGGGATTATTTGCCTTCAGCAGTTTGAAATATGCCCTCTTTCCCGATATTACGTTTCCGGTGGTGGTGGTGCAGGCGAAAGCGCCTTTGGACACGGCGTTGGAAACGGAAGGGCAACTGACGCAATCTTTGGAAGAATCTCTGGGCGCGATCGCGCGTCTCGATAGTTTGCGTTCCTCTACCTACCCCGGACAAAGCGTCATTAACCTAGCCTTCTCGGTGGGAACCGATCTTCAAGCCTCCACCCAGAGCGTTAAAACCCAACTCCAACAAGCCCAACTCCCTCCCGAAACTACCTTTGAGGTGATTCCCCTCAACCTCAACGAATCCACTGCGATTAGCTACGCCCTTAAAAGCCGGGACAAAACTCTTCCCGAACTCACCGACATTGCCAAAAAACAAATTCTCCCCCCCATCAGCCAGTTACCGGGAGTCCTCAGAGTCGATTTATTAGGGGACGATTCCCCCAACGAGGAAGGAAAAAATAACACTTCTAATATTGAAACCCCTCAAACCCTCGTGCGCTTCAACAACGAGAATGCCCTAGCATTTCGGGTGATTAAACAGGGAGATGCGAATACCTTAGATGTGGTAGCCAGCGTCGAGCAAGCGATCCAAACCATTCAGGCGGGTTTGCCCGACGTTCGCCTAACCCTCGCAGAAACCCAAGCGGACTATATTCGCGAAGCCACCCAAGCAACAATTGACGCGCTCATTTTGGCGATTATTTTGGCGGTTTTGGTCATTTTTCCCTTTTTACTCAATTGGAGAGCCACTTTAATTGCCGCGATCGCGATTCCTCTTTCTTTGTTGGGAACCTTCATTGTTATGGCGATCGCGGGGTTTAATCTTGAAACCATTACACTCCTCGCCCTAGCGTTGGTTATTGGGATTATCGTCGATGACGCGATCGTCGATGTAGAAAATATTTCCCGACACATCGAAGCCGGAGAACCCCCTAAACAAGCGGCAATTCGAGGAACCGATGAAATCGGACTCACCGTCACCGCCTCAACCCTAACCATTGTCGCCGTCTTTTTACCCGTGGCATTGATGGGAGGAACCATCGGTCAATTTTTTAAACCCTTTGGATTAACCGTCTCCGCCGCCGTCGTCATCTCGTTGCTGGTTGCGCGTACTCTCTCTCCCGTCCTCTCCGTTTGGTGGCTGCGTCCAAAACAAAGAAACGACAATATCCCGGAACCAGACGACACCGAACGCTCTCCCGCCCTCCAAACCTACCGCAATCTATTGCAATGGTCCTTAAACCATCGCGGAATTGTCGTTATCATTGCCATTGCCAGTTTTGCGGCTGGTGTTGCCCTCATCCCCCTCATTCCCAAAGGGTTTATTCCCAAACTCGATCGCGGCGAATTTAATATTATCTTCTCCTCTCCCCTACCGAAATTACCGGGAGGAAGCGAATCCCCAGAAACCCCATCTCCCGAAACCAATCCGCCTCCCCCAGAAGAAGGCGATTCGATTTTTGGTGAAGAATCCTTTGATTGGCTGACGGATTTAGCTGAATCTCCCACAAAATTTCTGCTCAATGAAACTCGTACAACCGCAGAAAAAATTGAAGCCGTTGCTTTACAAACCGAAGATGTAGAATCTGCCTTTACCGTCGTGGGAGTTCGGGGAGAACCCAATAAGGGGAAAATGTACGTCAAACTGAGAAGCGATCGCCTGTTGAGTACGTCCCAAATCCAAGAACAACTGCGCGCTCAATTGCCTCAATTAGAAGATGTCACGATTAGCATTGAAGATATTCAATTTGTCGATACCATTGACCGAAAACCCCTACAGATTGCGCTATTGGGAGATGACTTAGAGATTTTGAAACAAGCAGGGGAGGAAATTAAAACCCGCGTGGAAAAACTGTCTGGATTTGTGGAAGTAGAGATTTCCAGCGCAGACAGCGATCCTCAAAAACCCAGCCAAATCGATCGTCTCGATGGCAAGCGAGCCGTTTATTTCAGCTCTAATTTGCTTCAAGGCAAAGCCTTGGGAGATGCCACAACGGAGGCACTCGCGATCGCGCGGGATGTCGTTCCCCCCACTGTAACCCTCGATCTCAAAGGAGATGCGGCATCTAGCAATAGCGTTCTGAGCAGTTTTTCCGGAACCCTAACTCTCGCCGCAGTTTGTATGCTGGGACTCCTGATTCTGCTGTTTAAGCGTCTCCTAGAACCCCTTGTGGTGGGTTTATCCCTACCTCTCTCCATTGTGGGGGCAATGCTCGCCCTTCTGGTTACCCAGAGCGATTTTGGCACGATTTCCTTGATAGGTATTATTTTCCTCCTCGGACTCCTTGACAAAAACGCGCTTTTGCTAATGGATTATGCCAACCAACTGCGTCAATCGGGATTGAATCGAACTGCGGCAATTCTCGAAACAGGACAGGTGCGCTTGCGTCCCATTTTGATGACAACTCTCTCGACAATTTTGGGGATGGTTCCCATTGCATTGGGTTTGGGTGCAGGAGCGGAGTTGCGCCAGCCAATGGCGGTTACGATTATTGGGGGATTGCTCGCGTCAACGCTACTGAGTTTGATTGTGGTTCCCGTTTTATATTCCCTGTTGGAGGATAGCTGGATAGGGATTAAGAATGTTGTGAAGGGGAAGTGA
- the sigC gene encoding RNA polymerase sigma factor SigC, with product MPATPFYPDTENKPMPSPQDLEFSSTDASNQELDDELIELDFEDASTSKGGKNRSRSTTDLVRLYLSEIGRVPLLRRDEEVSEAQGIQRHVALLELRNQAATEGDELMERYVNLIDTHDRLVAQLGHRPSWERWAKVAEMNVQELKQSLANGKQRWAELAELSVQELEQVQKTGVRAKEHMIKANLRLVVSVAKKYQNRGLELLDLIQEGTLGLERAVDKFDPTKGYRFSTYAYWWIRQGITRAIATQSRTIRLPVHITEKLNKIKKAQRKISQEKGRTAKTEDIAKELDMTPEQVREVLLRVPRSVSLEIKVGKEKDTELGDLLETEGMSPEDSLMREALIRELHQMLADLTSRERDVIQMRYGLKNGTPYSLAEIGRALELSRERVRQIEAKALQKLRQPKRRNRVRDYLESLG from the coding sequence ATGCCAGCCACACCTTTCTATCCTGACACAGAAAACAAGCCAATGCCATCACCTCAAGATTTAGAGTTCTCTTCTACCGATGCCTCAAACCAAGAATTGGACGACGAGCTGATCGAACTCGATTTTGAGGACGCTAGCACGAGCAAGGGGGGCAAAAATCGCAGCCGCAGCACCACTGATTTAGTCCGGCTGTATTTGAGCGAGATCGGTCGCGTTCCCCTACTGCGGCGAGATGAAGAAGTGTCAGAGGCGCAAGGGATTCAGCGTCATGTCGCGTTGCTCGAATTGCGGAATCAAGCTGCAACCGAGGGCGATGAGTTGATGGAGCGTTATGTGAATCTCATCGACACCCACGATCGCCTGGTGGCTCAATTGGGGCATCGTCCGTCTTGGGAACGGTGGGCAAAAGTGGCGGAAATGAACGTGCAGGAGTTGAAGCAATCCCTTGCTAACGGCAAGCAACGCTGGGCGGAATTAGCCGAGCTATCGGTTCAGGAATTAGAGCAGGTTCAAAAAACCGGGGTACGCGCCAAAGAACACATGATCAAGGCGAATTTGCGCCTGGTTGTCTCGGTGGCGAAGAAGTATCAAAATCGTGGCTTAGAATTGCTGGATTTGATTCAGGAAGGCACGTTGGGGCTGGAGCGAGCGGTGGATAAATTTGACCCCACTAAGGGGTATCGCTTCTCAACCTATGCCTACTGGTGGATTCGTCAGGGAATTACCCGCGCGATCGCGACCCAAAGCCGCACGATTCGCCTCCCGGTTCACATCACCGAGAAACTCAACAAAATCAAAAAAGCCCAGCGCAAAATTTCTCAGGAGAAAGGACGCACTGCCAAAACCGAGGATATTGCCAAGGAATTGGATATGACCCCCGAACAGGTGCGGGAAGTCCTGTTGCGCGTTCCGCGATCGGTATCCCTCGAAATCAAAGTCGGTAAGGAAAAAGATACGGAATTGGGCGATTTGCTGGAAACGGAAGGGATGTCCCCGGAAGATTCTTTGATGCGCGAAGCTCTAATTCGGGAATTGCATCAAATGCTGGCAGATTTAACCAGCCGAGAGCGGGATGTCATTCAAATGCGCTACGGCTTGAAGAATGGAACCCCCTACTCTTTAGCGGAAATCGGGCGCGCTCTCGAATTGTCTCGCGAACGAGTGCGACAAATTGAAGCCAAGGCGTTGCAAAAGTTGCGCCAACCCAAGCGCCGCAACCGCGTTCGGGATTATTTAGAATCTTTGGGCTAA
- the carA gene encoding glutamine-hydrolyzing carbamoyl-phosphate synthase small subunit, whose translation MPISAATPALLVLADGSVFQGWSTGAKGTAIGEVVFNTGMTGYQEVMTDPSYCGQIVIFTYPELGNTGVNADDEESSAPQLKGIVARNICNRPSNWRATQSLPDYLSEHRIPGIYGIDTRALTRKIRSGGAMNGGISTEILDPEELLRQVTAAPQMAGLNLVQDVTTQESYEWTQATDAPWKFRAPQQEDTPELTVVALDFGVKRNILMRLASYGCRVIVVPAHTPPAEILKYNPDGIFLSNGPGDPAAVKEGIETTKALIESKKPIFGICMGHQILGLSLGADTFKLKFGHRGLNQPAGLKQQVEITSQNHGFAVAAESLNADVEITHLNLNDQTVAGLRHKTLPLFSVQYHPEASPGPHDADYLFEQFVNLMRERK comes from the coding sequence ATGCCTATATCAGCCGCTACACCTGCTCTCCTCGTCCTCGCGGATGGCTCGGTTTTTCAGGGATGGTCAACAGGAGCCAAAGGAACCGCGATCGGAGAAGTCGTTTTCAACACGGGAATGACAGGCTACCAGGAAGTCATGACCGATCCCAGTTATTGCGGTCAAATCGTCATCTTCACCTATCCAGAATTGGGAAACACGGGGGTTAATGCCGACGATGAGGAATCGAGTGCGCCCCAGCTTAAAGGGATTGTGGCGCGGAATATCTGCAATCGTCCCAGTAATTGGCGAGCCACCCAATCTTTACCGGATTATTTGAGCGAGCATCGGATTCCAGGTATTTACGGCATCGATACCCGCGCCTTAACGCGCAAAATTCGTTCCGGTGGAGCAATGAACGGGGGAATTTCCACAGAAATTCTCGATCCCGAAGAATTATTGCGTCAAGTAACAGCAGCTCCGCAGATGGCTGGGTTGAATTTAGTGCAAGATGTCACCACCCAGGAATCCTATGAATGGACGCAAGCCACCGATGCACCTTGGAAATTTCGCGCGCCTCAACAGGAAGACACCCCAGAATTAACCGTTGTCGCTCTCGATTTTGGGGTCAAGCGGAATATTCTCATGCGATTGGCAAGCTACGGCTGTCGCGTCATTGTTGTTCCCGCCCACACGCCCCCAGCAGAAATCCTTAAGTACAATCCCGATGGAATTTTTCTCTCCAATGGCCCTGGGGATCCTGCCGCTGTCAAAGAAGGAATTGAAACAACCAAAGCATTGATTGAGAGCAAAAAGCCCATATTCGGCATTTGTATGGGTCACCAAATTCTGGGACTCTCTCTCGGCGCAGATACCTTTAAATTAAAATTCGGACATCGGGGTTTGAACCAACCAGCAGGCTTGAAACAACAAGTTGAAATTACCAGCCAAAATCACGGCTTTGCCGTTGCAGCAGAATCCTTAAATGCGGATGTAGAAATTACCCATCTCAATTTGAACGACCAAACTGTTGCTGGATTGCGCCATAAAACCTTGCCGCTCTTTTCCGTGCAGTATCACCCTGAAGCCAGTCCGGGTCCCCACGATGCGGATTATTTATTCGAGCAATTTGTCAACCTGATGCGAGAGCGTAAATAG
- a CDS encoding STAS domain-containing protein, whose protein sequence is MRISRYTKALTCKRYIQFEEEIIPEPLTLTVSLRGTREIKENCQIFRLTGLLDAFSEPTFRRVISNYIDEGPPNIILALSQIDFVDSSGLGALVQLVKKAQTAGGTLQIVTNPRVTQTVKLVRLEKFLSLQPSVEDALTNLESS, encoded by the coding sequence ATGCGGATTTCCCGATATACTAAGGCATTAACTTGCAAACGCTACATACAGTTCGAGGAGGAGATTATTCCTGAGCCACTCACCCTGACAGTCAGCTTAAGGGGAACTCGCGAAATCAAGGAAAATTGTCAAATTTTCCGACTGACTGGCTTACTAGATGCTTTTTCTGAACCCACATTTCGGAGAGTTATCAGCAACTATATTGATGAAGGTCCCCCCAATATTATTTTGGCGCTTTCCCAAATCGACTTTGTTGATAGCTCTGGTTTAGGCGCTCTCGTTCAGTTGGTTAAAAAGGCGCAGACGGCTGGAGGGACGCTACAAATTGTCACGAATCCCCGCGTGACTCAAACAGTTAAGTTAGTGCGTCTCGAAAAGTTTCTCTCTTTGCAACCCTCAGTTGAAGACGCTTTAACTAACTTGGAAAGTTCGTAA
- a CDS encoding Mini-ribonuclease 3 yields MGINSLAASVLAQVEQLSPTALAYLGDAVYELYVRTHYLLPPRRISDYHGRVVAQVRAESQAYQLQILEAHLTDAERSILRRGRNAATRRPQRLSPEIYQQATSLEALIGYLYLTNPERLNQLWEKLELDRA; encoded by the coding sequence ATGGGTATCAATTCCCTTGCTGCTTCGGTATTGGCTCAAGTCGAGCAATTATCCCCGACTGCTTTAGCCTATCTGGGCGATGCAGTTTATGAGTTGTATGTTCGCACGCATTATCTATTGCCTCCCAGACGGATTTCTGACTATCATGGGCGGGTTGTGGCTCAAGTTCGTGCTGAGAGTCAGGCTTATCAACTCCAAATCCTAGAAGCGCACCTCACTGATGCCGAGCGATCGATTCTGCGGCGCGGACGCAATGCGGCAACCCGTCGCCCTCAACGTTTATCACCAGAAATTTATCAACAAGCGACGAGTCTCGAAGCGTTAATTGGTTATCTCTATCTAACCAACCCCGAACGTTTAAACCAGTTATGGGAAAAGCTCGAACTCGATCGCGCGTAA